The following are encoded together in the Streptomyces asoensis genome:
- a CDS encoding esterase/lipase family protein, with product MKVTRALQPLLPLCQRLLPDMRTLPGILNLSSLPSLPNLPGLPGLPGLPGRLAGLSLALLKATALDLAILAGHMLLYPSGIVQERRAAVRPALPGAAGAEDPPQLPTQAPPPVVLLHGFIDNRSVFVLLRRSLAQHGRHRMESLNYSPLTCDIRTAAELLGRHIEEICERTGSSQVDVVGHSLGGLIARYYVQRLGGDGRVRILVTLGTPHAGTRVAPLANAHPIVRQMRPGSEVIEELSRPAPGCRTQFVSFWSDLDHLMDPLESACVDHPDLLAQNVRVTGIGHLALPVHPAVATGIRQALDTEPSDASSGTRTGARRGTARTGPRTDGLTVA from the coding sequence ATGAAGGTCACCCGGGCACTACAGCCCCTTCTTCCGCTGTGTCAGCGACTGCTGCCCGACATGCGGACCCTTCCGGGCATCCTGAACCTCTCCAGCCTCCCGAGCCTGCCGAACCTCCCCGGTCTTCCGGGTCTGCCCGGTCTTCCGGGACGGCTGGCCGGACTGTCCCTGGCCCTCCTCAAGGCGACCGCCCTGGACCTCGCGATCCTCGCGGGCCACATGCTGCTCTACCCCTCCGGCATCGTCCAGGAGCGCCGCGCAGCGGTCCGCCCGGCGCTGCCCGGCGCGGCCGGCGCCGAGGACCCGCCGCAGCTGCCGACCCAGGCGCCGCCCCCGGTCGTCCTGCTGCACGGGTTCATCGACAACCGTTCCGTGTTCGTCCTGCTGCGCCGCAGTCTGGCCCAGCACGGCAGGCACCGCATGGAGTCCCTCAACTACTCGCCGCTCACCTGTGACATCCGCACGGCGGCCGAACTGCTCGGGCGGCACATAGAGGAGATCTGCGAGCGCACCGGCAGTTCGCAGGTCGACGTCGTCGGACACAGCCTCGGCGGGCTGATCGCCCGCTACTACGTGCAGCGCCTGGGCGGGGACGGCCGCGTCCGGATCCTGGTCACCCTGGGCACTCCGCACGCCGGCACCCGGGTGGCGCCGCTGGCGAACGCGCACCCGATCGTGCGCCAGATGCGCCCCGGCTCCGAGGTGATCGAGGAGCTGTCCCGGCCGGCGCCCGGCTGCCGCACGCAGTTCGTCAGCTTCTGGAGCGACCTCGACCATCTGATGGACCCGCTGGAGTCGGCCTGCGTCGACCACCCCGACCTGCTGGCGCAGAACGTCCGGGTCACCGGTATCGGCCACCTCGCCCTGCCCGTGCACCCGGCCGTCGCCACCGGGATACGGCAGGCCCTCGACACGGAGCCTTCGGACGCGTCCTCGGGCACACGGACCGGCGCCCGCCGGGGTACCGCCCGCACCGGCCCCCGGACCGACGGCCTCACCGTCGCCTGA
- a CDS encoding cobalamin B12-binding domain-containing protein: protein MGVAAGPIRVVVAKPGLDGHDRGAKVIARALRDAGMEVIYTGLHQTPEQIVGTAIQEDADAIGLSILSGAHNTLFAAVIELLKERDAADILVFGGGIIPEADIAPLKEKGVAEIFTPGATTASIVDWVRANVRQPAGA from the coding sequence ATGGGTGTGGCAGCCGGTCCGATCCGCGTGGTGGTGGCCAAGCCGGGACTCGACGGCCACGATCGCGGGGCCAAGGTGATCGCGCGGGCGCTGCGCGACGCCGGTATGGAAGTCATCTACACCGGGCTGCACCAGACGCCCGAGCAGATCGTCGGCACGGCGATCCAGGAGGACGCCGACGCGATCGGTCTGTCGATCCTGTCCGGGGCGCACAACACGCTCTTCGCCGCCGTGATCGAGCTCCTGAAGGAGCGGGACGCGGCGGACATCCTGGTCTTCGGCGGGGGCATCATCCCGGAGGCGGACATCGCGCCGCTCAAGGAGAAGGGTGTCGCCGAGATCTTCACCCCGGGGGCGACCACCGCCTCGATCGTGGACTG
- the pcrA gene encoding DNA helicase PcrA, with protein sequence MSSLFDDSFLADLQGPRAHEEEPPPPPEDDHGPESVPDDLFGGKFDVPPDRDTHYRGGAPRPVLDAAALLEGLNDNQRAAVAHAGTPLLIVAGAGSGKTRVLTHRIAHLLAERHVHPGQILAITFTNKAAGEMKERVEQLVGPRAHAMWVMTFHSACVRILRRESKKLGFTSSFSIYDAADSKRLMALVCRDLDLDPKRYPPKSFSAKISNLKNELIDEEDFAAQAADGFEKTLAQAYAMYQSRLREANALDFDDLIMTTVNLLRAFPDVAEHYRRRFRHVLVDEYQDTNHAQYALVRELVGTSEHPVDVPPGEYDLPPAELCVVGDADQSIYAFRGATIRNILQFEEDYPDATTILLEQNYRSTQTILSAANAVIERNESRRPKNLWTNAGAGARITGYVADTEHDEAQFVAEEIDRLTDAGDAKAGDVAVFYRTNAQSRVFEEIFIRVGLPYKVVGGVRFYERKEVRDVLAYLRVLANPEDSVPLRRILNVPKRGIGDRAEAMIDALSQREKISFPQALKRVDEAYGMASRSTNAVKRFNALMEELRTIVESGAPPATVLEAVLERTGYLAELQASTDPQDETRIENLQELAAVALEFEQETGEAEGEAAAPAGLSAFLERVALVADSDQIPDEEDGSGVITLMTLHTAKGLEFPVVFLTGMEDGVFPHMRALGQTKELEEERRLAYVGITRARERLYLTRSALRSAWGQPSYNPPSRFLEEIPAAHVDWKRTGAAAPVSAGPVSGVAASLSSSRSRSSASGASGFATRRGAEKPVVTLAVGDRVTHDQFGLGTVVGVKGTGANAEATVDFGDVKPKRLLLRYAPVEKL encoded by the coding sequence ATGAGCAGCCTCTTTGACGACAGCTTCCTGGCGGACCTCCAGGGCCCCCGTGCCCATGAGGAGGAGCCCCCGCCGCCGCCCGAGGACGACCACGGACCGGAGTCGGTCCCGGACGACCTGTTCGGCGGGAAGTTCGACGTGCCCCCGGACCGGGACACCCACTACCGCGGCGGCGCCCCCCGCCCCGTGCTGGACGCCGCGGCGCTGCTCGAGGGGCTGAACGACAACCAGCGCGCCGCCGTGGCCCACGCGGGCACCCCGCTGCTCATCGTCGCGGGCGCCGGCTCCGGCAAGACCCGCGTGCTCACCCACCGCATCGCCCACCTGCTGGCCGAGCGGCACGTGCATCCCGGGCAGATCCTCGCGATCACCTTCACCAACAAGGCCGCGGGCGAGATGAAGGAGCGCGTCGAGCAGCTCGTCGGCCCGCGTGCCCACGCGATGTGGGTGATGACCTTCCACAGCGCGTGCGTGCGCATCCTGCGCCGGGAGAGCAAGAAGCTCGGCTTCACGTCGTCGTTCTCGATCTACGACGCGGCCGACTCCAAGCGCCTGATGGCCCTGGTCTGCCGGGACCTGGACCTCGACCCCAAGCGCTACCCGCCGAAGTCCTTCAGCGCCAAGATCAGCAACCTGAAGAACGAGCTGATCGACGAGGAGGACTTCGCCGCCCAAGCCGCCGACGGCTTCGAGAAGACCCTCGCCCAGGCCTACGCCATGTACCAGTCGCGGCTGCGCGAGGCGAACGCCCTGGACTTCGACGACCTGATCATGACGACGGTCAACCTGCTGCGCGCCTTCCCCGACGTCGCCGAGCACTACCGCCGCCGGTTCCGGCACGTCCTGGTCGACGAGTACCAGGACACCAACCACGCCCAGTACGCCCTGGTGCGCGAGCTGGTGGGGACCTCCGAGCACCCCGTCGACGTCCCCCCGGGCGAGTACGACCTGCCGCCCGCCGAACTCTGCGTGGTCGGTGACGCCGACCAGTCGATCTACGCCTTCCGCGGCGCGACGATCCGCAACATCCTCCAGTTCGAGGAGGACTACCCGGACGCGACGACGATCCTGCTGGAGCAGAACTACCGCTCCACGCAGACGATCCTGTCCGCCGCCAACGCGGTCATCGAGCGCAACGAGTCCCGCCGGCCCAAGAACCTGTGGACCAACGCGGGCGCGGGCGCGCGCATCACCGGCTACGTCGCCGACACCGAGCACGACGAGGCGCAGTTCGTCGCCGAGGAGATAGACCGGCTGACGGACGCGGGCGACGCGAAGGCGGGCGACGTCGCCGTCTTCTACCGCACCAACGCCCAGTCCCGGGTCTTCGAGGAGATCTTCATCCGGGTCGGGCTGCCCTACAAGGTCGTCGGCGGGGTCCGCTTCTACGAGCGCAAGGAGGTCCGGGACGTCCTGGCCTACCTGCGCGTGCTGGCCAACCCCGAGGACTCGGTGCCGCTGCGCCGGATCCTCAACGTGCCCAAGCGGGGCATCGGCGACCGTGCCGAAGCCATGATCGACGCCCTCTCCCAGCGCGAGAAGATCAGCTTCCCGCAGGCCCTCAAGCGTGTCGACGAGGCGTACGGCATGGCCTCGCGGTCGACGAACGCCGTGAAGCGGTTCAACGCGCTGATGGAGGAGCTCCGCACGATCGTCGAGTCGGGCGCCCCTCCGGCGACGGTCCTGGAAGCGGTGCTCGAACGCACCGGCTACCTCGCCGAGTTGCAGGCCTCCACCGACCCGCAGGACGAGACCCGCATCGAGAACCTCCAGGAACTCGCCGCCGTGGCCCTGGAGTTCGAGCAGGAGACCGGCGAGGCGGAGGGCGAGGCCGCGGCGCCGGCCGGCCTCTCGGCGTTCCTGGAGCGGGTCGCCCTGGTGGCCGACTCCGACCAGATCCCCGACGAGGAGGACGGCTCGGGAGTCATCACCCTGATGACCCTGCACACCGCCAAGGGCCTCGAGTTCCCGGTCGTCTTCCTCACGGGCATGGAGGACGGCGTCTTCCCGCACATGCGCGCCCTCGGCCAGACCAAGGAGCTCGAGGAGGAGCGCCGGCTGGCCTACGTCGGCATCACGCGCGCGCGTGAGCGGCTCTATCTGACACGGTCCGCGCTGCGCAGCGCGTGGGGGCAGCCCTCCTACAACCCGCCCTCCCGGTTCCTGGAGGAGATCCCGGCGGCGCACGTGGACTGGAAGCGGACAGGAGCGGCCGCCCCCGTGTCCGCCGGACCCGTCTCCGGCGTGGCAGCCTCGCTGTCCTCGTCCCGCTCGCGTTCCTCGGCCTCGGGCGCCTCGGGCTTCGCGACCCGCCGCGGCGCCGAGAAGCCGGTGGTCACGCTGGCCGTCGGCGACCGCGTCACCCACGACCAGTTCGGACTCGGCACGGTCGTCGGGGTGAAGGGCACCGGCGCCAACGCGGAGGCCACGGTCGACTTCGGCGACGTCAAGCCCAAGCGGCTGCTGCTGCGGTACGCGCCGGTCGAGAAGCTCTGA
- a CDS encoding M23 family metallopeptidase: MNDRHPSGIMTTPTPASDADPAHYASYSTQEAPYDGFTAYHGYETGAYDATPHATGHFMPADPHHGGFPGDGTNVATGYGTAQWGADDHGFPDTGAHQTLNYDGYAAQHHAAAYDTGAYDTTAWSADHQQLSAVPQQGSAPDTSGQWDASAWLQPDQGATPADPTQQWEWGTQTFDTGAYDATQWNSDGGEATGTGVDEYEQQAEVPFDQLATATFEQVHHDETDTAEGELPDEAPLPLLDGQEETSAPAFVPGGRAAARGANRSRRRTPAKRSALLTVAVPSACVMGVAGIAAASVGTLPGGDDKDTAASASDAQPVKPVAANNKLDAQLETLSAGADDFADRASRTQERIDLKAQQEAEQKKAAAEAARKERQRPKYALPVAQHGLSAYFGQAGINWMSQHTGIDFPVSYGTTVMAATDGTVRTQWNSAYGNMLIITAKDGTETWYCHLSSYRVSSGTTVKAGEPVAYSGNSGNSTGPHLHFEVRPAGGSAIDPLPWLRSHGLNPT, from the coding sequence GTGAACGACCGTCACCCGTCGGGGATCATGACCACCCCGACCCCGGCTTCCGACGCCGATCCGGCGCACTACGCGTCGTACAGCACCCAGGAAGCCCCGTACGACGGCTTCACCGCGTACCACGGCTACGAGACCGGCGCGTACGACGCCACCCCTCACGCCACCGGGCACTTCATGCCGGCCGACCCGCACCACGGCGGGTTCCCGGGCGACGGCACGAACGTCGCCACCGGTTACGGCACCGCCCAGTGGGGCGCCGACGACCACGGCTTCCCCGACACGGGCGCTCACCAGACCCTGAACTACGACGGCTACGCGGCCCAGCACCACGCCGCCGCGTACGACACCGGCGCCTACGACACCACCGCCTGGTCCGCCGACCACCAGCAGCTGTCCGCCGTCCCGCAGCAGGGGTCGGCACCGGACACGAGCGGCCAGTGGGACGCGAGCGCGTGGCTCCAGCCCGACCAGGGCGCGACCCCCGCCGACCCCACCCAGCAGTGGGAATGGGGCACGCAGACCTTCGACACCGGCGCCTACGACGCGACGCAGTGGAACTCCGACGGCGGCGAGGCCACCGGGACGGGCGTCGACGAGTACGAGCAGCAGGCCGAGGTCCCGTTCGACCAGCTGGCCACCGCCACCTTCGAACAGGTCCACCACGACGAAACCGACACGGCCGAGGGCGAGTTGCCCGACGAAGCCCCGCTGCCCCTCCTCGACGGCCAGGAGGAGACCTCCGCCCCGGCCTTCGTCCCGGGCGGACGGGCGGCCGCCCGTGGCGCGAACCGCTCCCGGCGCCGGACGCCCGCGAAACGCTCCGCACTGCTGACCGTCGCCGTGCCCTCGGCCTGTGTCATGGGGGTCGCGGGCATCGCGGCGGCCTCCGTCGGCACGCTGCCCGGCGGTGACGACAAGGACACCGCGGCCTCCGCCTCGGACGCGCAGCCCGTGAAGCCGGTCGCCGCCAACAACAAGCTGGACGCCCAGCTCGAAACCCTCAGCGCCGGCGCCGACGACTTCGCCGACCGGGCCAGCCGCACGCAGGAACGCATCGACCTCAAGGCGCAGCAGGAGGCCGAGCAGAAGAAGGCGGCGGCCGAGGCGGCCCGCAAGGAACGGCAGCGCCCCAAGTACGCCCTTCCGGTCGCGCAGCACGGACTCAGCGCCTACTTCGGCCAGGCCGGCATCAACTGGATGTCCCAGCACACCGGTATCGACTTCCCGGTCTCCTACGGGACGACCGTGATGGCGGCGACCGACGGCACCGTACGGACGCAGTGGAACAGCGCCTACGGAAACATGCTGATCATCACGGCCAAGGACGGCACGGAGACCTGGTACTGCCACCTCTCCAGCTACCGGGTGTCCTCCGGTACGACGGTGAAGGCCGGCGAACCGGTCGCGTACTCCGGGAACTCCGGCAACTCCACCGGCCCGCACCTGCACTTCGAGGTGCGGCCCGCGGGAGGCTCCGCGATCGACCCGCTGCCGTGGCTGCGCAGCCACGGACTCAACCCGACGTAG
- a CDS encoding tellurite resistance/C4-dicarboxylate transporter family protein, with product MPGSPASPPPARSYGSALLVWWSRRPPAAGAAVMATGILSIGLHLTGHGTLARVALVMTAVAWLALAADFAVRLTRRREQWLTEARSPEAPAAVAATTVLGTGLATLGRPTPAEALLALGAVLWPVLLVTAGRRLHRGMPGTVFLCCVATQGLAVLGAVLARAESAAWLAHTALVLFWLGLVLYGVALALFDPRQVAEGAGDQWVAGGAAAISALAGARLLAADDGTVYLWNADDTGVLRTVTVAMLVLALAGYAVLLVAEVRWPRARYDTRRWATVFPMGMTAVAALSVASAVDVPSLKGPGQVLLWVAVAAWPVVAAGALLTALASVGASVRSRAPR from the coding sequence ATGCCAGGCTCCCCCGCTTCCCCGCCCCCGGCACGTTCCTACGGCTCCGCGCTGCTCGTGTGGTGGTCGCGGCGGCCGCCGGCGGCGGGGGCCGCCGTCATGGCGACCGGCATCCTGTCGATCGGTCTGCACCTGACGGGACACGGGACGCTGGCCCGCGTCGCCCTGGTGATGACGGCCGTCGCCTGGCTGGCGCTGGCGGCGGACTTCGCCGTCCGGCTGACGCGCAGGCGCGAGCAGTGGCTGACGGAGGCGCGCTCGCCGGAGGCGCCGGCCGCCGTGGCGGCGACGACCGTCCTCGGCACCGGTCTGGCCACGCTCGGCCGGCCCACCCCCGCCGAAGCCCTGCTGGCGCTGGGGGCGGTGCTGTGGCCCGTGCTGCTGGTGACCGCCGGACGGCGGCTGCACCGGGGCATGCCGGGAACGGTGTTCCTGTGCTGTGTGGCCACCCAGGGGCTCGCCGTGCTGGGCGCGGTCCTCGCCCGCGCGGAGTCGGCCGCCTGGCTCGCGCACACGGCGCTCGTGCTGTTCTGGCTGGGGCTCGTGCTGTACGGCGTCGCCCTGGCCCTCTTCGATCCGCGGCAGGTGGCCGAGGGCGCCGGGGACCAGTGGGTGGCGGGCGGCGCGGCGGCGATCTCCGCGCTGGCGGGGGCCCGGCTCCTCGCGGCCGACGACGGGACCGTGTACCTGTGGAACGCGGACGACACCGGCGTGCTGCGCACGGTGACCGTCGCGATGCTGGTGCTCGCGCTGGCCGGGTACGCCGTGCTGCTCGTCGCCGAGGTGCGGTGGCCGAGAGCGCGCTACGACACGCGCCGCTGGGCGACGGTGTTCCCGATGGGGATGACGGCGGTGGCGGCCCTGTCCGTCGCCTCCGCGGTCGACGTGCCGTCGCTGAAGGGCCCGGGGCAGGTGCTGCTGTGGGTCGCGGTGGCGGCGTGGCCGGTCGTCGCCGCGGGCGCGCTGCTCACGGCCCTGGCGTCCGTCGGGGCGTCCGTCAGGTCCAGAGCACCGCGATGA
- a CDS encoding C40 family peptidase, translated as MAAHRKPRQRSLGGRSARTAFTLALAGAATATAFDGTGQAEPNLTPAQVKAKVAKLYQEAEQATEKYNGAREKATAAEGRLRTLQDEAARKEEKLGTAREALGSMAAAQYREGGLDPAVQLALSDDPDRYLDGAAFAERAGDRQSAAVSRVRGQLREIERLRGAARVELTSLKARQAELRTYKRTVTSKLEAARRLLSRLTAPERSAIGEAAGGTDARTSRASRASTDGRDGLPAPGSATAEAPDSRAAQAVAYAYSKLGSPYVWGATGPDAFDCSGLILASYRSAGVSLPRTTYAQIGAGQRVSRSELLPGDLVFFYSGISHVGLYIGDGRMIHAPNPSAPVRVAPIDEMPFAGATRVV; from the coding sequence GTGGCAGCGCACCGCAAGCCCCGACAGCGCTCGCTCGGCGGCCGGTCGGCCCGCACGGCGTTCACCCTCGCTCTCGCGGGCGCCGCGACGGCGACGGCCTTCGACGGAACCGGACAGGCCGAGCCCAACCTGACCCCGGCGCAGGTCAAGGCGAAGGTGGCCAAGCTCTACCAGGAAGCGGAGCAGGCCACCGAGAAGTACAACGGCGCCAGGGAGAAGGCGACGGCCGCCGAGGGACGACTGCGGACCTTGCAGGACGAGGCCGCCCGCAAGGAGGAGAAGCTCGGCACGGCCCGGGAGGCGCTGGGTTCGATGGCCGCGGCGCAGTACCGCGAGGGCGGCCTCGACCCCGCCGTGCAGCTGGCCCTCTCCGACGACCCCGACCGGTACCTCGACGGCGCCGCCTTCGCCGAACGCGCCGGGGACCGCCAGTCCGCCGCCGTCTCCCGGGTGCGCGGACAGCTGCGGGAGATCGAGCGGCTGCGCGGCGCCGCACGCGTCGAACTGACCTCGCTGAAGGCCCGCCAGGCCGAGCTGAGGACGTACAAGAGGACGGTCACCAGCAAACTGGAGGCCGCGCGCCGCCTGCTCTCCCGGCTGACCGCACCGGAGCGCTCGGCGATCGGCGAGGCGGCCGGCGGTACGGACGCCCGTACCTCCCGTGCCTCACGCGCCTCGACGGACGGCCGCGACGGTCTCCCGGCGCCGGGCTCCGCCACCGCCGAGGCCCCCGACTCGCGCGCGGCCCAGGCCGTCGCCTACGCCTACTCCAAGCTCGGCAGCCCCTATGTGTGGGGCGCGACCGGCCCCGACGCCTTCGACTGCTCGGGCCTCATCCTGGCCTCCTACCGCTCCGCGGGCGTCTCCCTGCCCCGCACCACCTACGCCCAGATCGGTGCGGGACAGCGCGTCTCCCGCTCCGAACTCCTCCCGGGCGACCTGGTGTTCTTCTACTCCGGCATCTCCCACGTCGGCCTCTACATCGGCGACGGCCGGATGATCCACGCGCCGAACCCCTCGGCCCCGGTGCGCGTGGCACCGATCGACGAGATGCCCTTCGCGGGCGCCACCCGCGTGGTGTGA